The Alphaproteobacteria bacterium DNA window GCGAGCCAGCCGCCCGGCGCGAGTTGCCTGAGCAGCGACGGAAACAAGGTCGCGTGATCGTCGAGCCAGTGCAGCGTGGCATTGCTGAACAGCACGTCGGCCGGCGCGTCGGCCTGCCAGTGGTTGAGATCGGCCTCGACGAAGCGTGCCGCCGGATGATCCATGCGCGCACGCGCCAGCATTTCGGGCGAGCCGTCGACACCCGCGAGCTGAGCGTCGGGCCAGCGCGCGGCGAGCAACGGCATCATGTTGCCGGCGCCGCATCCGACGTCGATGACGATCTTCGGCGCCACCGCCGGCACGCGCGCCAGCAGGTCGATCGCCGGCTGCAGACGCTCGCCGGCGAACTTCAGGTATTGAGCGGGATCCCATGCCATGGCGCGCAGCATGGCCCAGCGTCGTCCCGAGCGCCAGCGAAGGACCCCACGGTCGTGATCACAAGCGAAATCGGCGCCGGGAGTGCACCGGCGCCGCCTTCATGTGATCGCTCAACCGCGGGGTCCTTCGCTTCGCTCAGGACGACATCGGCGTCTAGTCGTCGGCCGCGTCGGCGAGGTCGGCCTTCACGGTGTGGCCGGCGATGCTGAGCTCGCCGTCCTTGACCGAGACGTCGACCGCGGCGCCATCGGGCACCGTGCCGTCGAGGATCAGCTGTGCCAGCGGGTTCTGGATCGAGCGCTGGATCACCCGCTTGAGCGGCCGCGCACCGTAGACAGGATCGTAGCCGCGATTGGCCAGCCAGGTGCGCGCCCGGTCGTCGAGCCTGAGCTCGACCTTGCGCGCTTCCAGGAGCTTGCGCAGGCGCGCCAGCTGGATCTCGACGATGTCGCCCATGTGGCCGCGGCTGAGCCGCGTGAACAGCAACACCTCGTCGAGGCGGTTGAGGAACTCCGGCCGGAAGGCGCGGCGCACCTGCTCCATGACGGCATCGCGCGCATCGTCGACCGACTGATCGTCCTTCAATGCCGCGAGATGCTCGCTGCCGAGGTTGCTGGTCAGCACGATCAGCGTGTTGCGGAAGTCCACGGTGCGGCCCTGACCGTCGGTCAGGCGGCCGTCATCGAGCACCTGCAGCAGCACGTTGAAGACGTCCGGATGCGCCTTCTCGACCTCGTCGAACAGGATCACCTGGTAGGGCCGGCGCCGCACCGCCTCGGTGAGCGCGCCGCCCTCGTCGTAGCCGACATAGCCCGGCGGCGCGCCGATCAGGCGACTGACGGCGTGCTTCTCCATGTACTCGGACATGTCGATGCGCACCATCGCCTGGTCGTCGTCGAACAGGAACGCAGCCAGCGCCTTGGTCAGCTCGGTCTTGCCGACGCCCGTGGGGCCGAGGAACAGAAACGAGCCGATCGGCCGGTTGGGATCCTGCAGACCCGCCCGGGCACGGCGCACGGCGTTGGACACCGCGACGATCGCCTCGTCCTGCCCGATGACACGCTTGTGCAGCTCCTCTTCCATGCGCAGCAGCTTGGCGCGCTCGCCCTCCAGCATCTTGTCGACCGGCACGCCGGTCCAGCGCGACACCACGGCGGCGATGTCCTCGGGCTGCACCTCCTCCTTCAGCGCCCGGCCGCCGGCGGCCTCGGCATGCTCGGCGTCCTTGAGCTGCTTCTCGAGCTCCGGAATCCGGCCATAGGCCAGCTCACCCGCCTTGGCCAGCTCGCCGCGCCGCTGCGCGATCTCCAGCTCGGCACGCGCGCGATCGAGCTCCTCCTTGATCTTCTGTGTGCCAGCGAGCTTGTCCTTGGCCGCCTTCCACGCCGCGGTCAGGCTGGCGCTCTTCTGCTCCAGCTCGGCGAGATCCTTCTCGAGCTTGCCCAGCCGGTCCTTGGACGCGGTGTCGCTTTCCTTCCTCAGTGCCTCGCGCTCGATCTGCAGCTGCAGGATGCGGCGATCCAGCTCGTCGATGTCCTCCGGCTTGGAGTCGACCTGCATGCGGATGCGGCTGGCCGCCTCGTCCATCAGGTCGATCGCCTTGTCGGGCAGGAAGCGGTCGGAAATGTAGCGGTTCGACAAGGTCGCGGCGGCGACGATCGCGGCGTCGGCGATCCGCACGCCGTGATGCAGCTCGTACTTCTCCTTGATGCCGCGCAGGATCGAGATCGTGTCCTCGACCGAGGGCTCGCTCACGAACACCGGCTGGAATCGCCGGGCGAGTGCGGCGTCCTTCTCGATGTGCTTGCGGTACTCGTCGAGCGTGGTGGCGCCGACGCAGTGCAGCTCGCCGCGCGCCAGCGCCGGCTTCAGCATGTTCGACGCGTCCATCGCGCCTTCCGCCTTGCCGGCGCCGACCAGCGTGTGCAGCTCGTCGATGAAGACGACGATGTCGCCCGCAGCCGCGGCGATCTCCGACAGCACGGCCTTCAGCCGCTCCTCGAACTCGCCGCGATACTTCGCGCCGGCGACCATGGCGCCGAGATCGAGCGCCATCAGCTTCTTGCCCTTGAGCGCCTCGGGCACGTCGTCGTTGACGATGCGCAGCGCCAGGCCCTCGGCGATTGCGGTCTTGCCGACGCCGGGCTCGCCGATCAGCACGGGATTGTTCTTGGTGCGGCGGCTCAGCACCTGGATGGTGCGACGGATCTCCTCGTCGCGGCCGATCACCGGGTCGAGCTTGCCCTCGCGCGCCACCTGCGTCAGGTCGCGGGCGTACTTCTTCAGCGCGTCGTAGGAACTCTCGGCCGAGGCATTGTCGGCGGTACGACCCTTGCGCAGCGTGTTCACCGACTCGTTGAGCGCCTTGGGCGTCACGCCGGCGCGCTTGAGGATGTCGGCGGCATTGCCGGCGCCGGGCATGGCAAGCGCCTGCAGCAAACGCTCGACCGTGACGAAGGAGTCGCCGGCCTTCTTGGCCAGCTGCTCGGCCTGCTCGAATGTGCGCGCGGTCTCCGGTGCGAGATAGACCTGGCCGGCGCCCGATCCCTCGACCTTGGGCAGCTTGGCCAGCGCCTGCTCGGTCTCGCGCAATGCGAGGCGCGAATCGCCGCCGGCGCCGGCGATCAGATTGGCGGCGAGCCCTTCCTCATCGTCGAGCAGAACCTTCAGGACGTGTTCGGGATTGAACCGCTGGTGACCGGAGCGCAGCGCCAGCATCTGGGCGCTCTGCAGGAAACCGCGGACTCGATCGGTATACTTCTCTTGATCCATGACTCTGACCCCTTCCTTTGTGCCCCCGACTGGCGGCGGGCGAACGGGCGGACCCTCTGATGAGGCATCCGGTCCCAGATATGGGGCGGCCTCCGCCGACGGCAAGACCCCTCGCGGCTTCAGGATTTAGCGCTTCCGCCGCGCCCTGCATTGATCCTGCGCAACCAAATCCGCTCGCCGCTGGATGACGAATGATGGGGATTCTGCCGCGAGCCGACTTGCGTCCGGCGCGCGTCGGTCTACGATCAGCGACGAGGCTCGCGCATAGGGAGAGACCGCATGGCGAAGGCGAAGGGCGCGAAGAAGAAGGCGGCCGCTAAAGCGAAACCCAAGAGCAAGGCCAAGGCCAAGACCAAGGCGAAGAAGCCGGCACCGGCGAGAAAGTCGGTGGCGGCCAAGCCGGTCGCCGACAGTGGCCTGGCCAGGCGCGTGGCCGCGCTCGAGGCGGCGATCGCGTCGCTGAGGAAGGGATCAGGCGGCAAGAGCGATTCCAACGCCATCGGCAAGGCGATCGACGCGGCCGCCACCGAGATCCGTCAGCACGCCGAGGATGCCGATCACGTGGCGATGGCCGAGGTGCGCAAGCACGTCGACAAGGCGGTCGCCGAGCTGGCCGCCGCCGATGAGCGGCTGCACAGCGAGATCGGCGCGGTCGATGCCAAGGGCGATCTCAAGCTTGACGACATCAACGCCCTGCGTCGACGCATGGACGAGCTCGAGGAACGCTTCGCCGCCAAGAAGTAGCGCGTCGCGCAAAAGAGGACGGCGCCGGTGGCTGCCGGCGCCGTGTCGTCTGTGCGCCGCGCACGGCGGCCTGGGCTGTTCCTGGGGCTACTCCTTGCCGCCCGAAGGCTCTCCCGCAGGCTCTGGCGCGGGTCCGCCTTCGCCACCATCGCGCTCACGCCGCTGGGCGCCGCGGAAGCGGCGGAAATGCGGATGGCGCGGCCTGAACTGGCGGTCGCCGCGGCCGCCCTGGCCTTCGCCGGCCTCCGCCCCACCCTCGGCCGGCACCGGCGCGGTTGCCGGCGCGCCGTCGGGGCCGACAACGCTGTTGCCATTGAACGGCGCACCGTCGACCTGCGGCTGCTCGGCGAAGGCCGGGTCATCCGACAGGTTGCGCACCCGCGGCGGGTACGGGATCGGCGTCGCGCCCTCGCCCGGGTTGTCGCCGTAGCCGCCGTCGCGCGGGCCATCGCCCTGCGCCGCCGCTGACCGGCGATCGTCCTGGCGACGATCATCGTGCCGACGATCGTCGTAGCGGCGGTCATCATGCCGGCGCTGCTCATGGCGGCGATTGTCGTAGCCACCGCCGGGGCCGCGCTCCCCGCCATAGCCCTGCTGGCGCTCGTTGTAGCCGCCGCGATCGTCGTATCGGCGCTGCTGCTGCTCGCCACCCTCGGGGCGCTGGCCGCCTTCGCCGGCGCCTTCGCCACCCTGGCCTTCCATCGGGGCGCCCTCGCCCTGCGGCGCACCCTCCTCGCCGCCGCCTTCCTCGTCCCACATGCGGTCGAAGCTGGGACGCACGAAACCACCCTGGGCGGCGATCACCCGGAAATAGTGCTCGGCGTACTGGTAGTAGGACTCGGCCAGGATCCGGTCGCCCGAGGTCGTCGCCTCGCGGGCCAGCGCCATGTACTTCTCGTAGATCTGGTGGGCCGTGCCCCTGACCCGCACATCGGGTCCATTGCTGTCATAGGACTGGTTACGGCTGGGAAACTTCTGTTTTCCGCCGCCGCCATTGTTGCGGCCACGCTGCCGCCGCTGATTGTTCGGTCTCATTCAGCCTGCCGATGTTCGGCCGCGACGGGTATGGACCCCGGTGTTGAATGCCCCGCTCATGCGGGTACCGTCGCGGACTTGGTTCCGAGGGGAACGCTCGCGCCTTTCCGGGCGTCGACAGCGGTTCTCCTCTTCGGATGCCCTCAACCTATCCGGTCGGCCGGTCCTTGCCAAACGATTTGTTGGGCCGTTCGTGGGACCAATTCAGGGCCGCCGGGCGAGGATGACCCGCTCGATCCCGCCCAGATCGGCCGCCACCCGCTCGATCCGGAACCCTGCGGCCCGCATCAGCCGGGCCACGTCCGGGGCCTGGCCCTGGCCGACCTCCAGGGCTGTCCAGCCGCCCTCGCGCACCAGGAAGGGCAGCTCGCCGGCCAGGGTCCGGTAGGCGTCCAGCCCGTCGCGGCCGCCGTCCAGCGCCAGCCATGGCTCGTGCTCGGAGACCTCCGGCGCCAGCCCCTCGATGTCGTCGCTCGGGACATAGGGCGGGTTGGAGACGACGATGTCGTACTGATCGGGCAGCCCGGCGCCCCAGTCGCCGGCGCGCATCGCGGCGCGGCCGGCCAGGCCCAGCGCCTGGGCATTCTCGCGCGCCACCGCCAGCGCCCGCTCGCTGCGGTCCACCCCCACGCCGCGCGCATTGGGCAGCGCGTGCAGCAGCGACAGCAGCAGGCAGCCCGAACCGACGCCGAGGTCGAGCAGGCTGAGCCGGGCCGAACGGTCCGGCACAACCGACAGCACCGCCTCGACCAGGGTCTCGCTGTCGGGCCGCGGCGTCAGCACGTCGGGCGTGACCTTGAACGACAGGCTCCAGAACTCGCGATACCCTAGAATTTGCGACATCGGCTCGTGAGTCAGCCGCCTTTTGGTCAGCCGCTCGACGCGGGCGATGACGCCGGCGTCATCGATCGCCGCCCCGGGGTCGGCAATCATGGCCTCGACCGGCAGGCCGGTGGCGTCGCCGACCAGCAGGCGCGCCTCGAGCCGGCCGTTCTCGATCCCGGCCGCCGCCAGCCGCGCCGCCACCGAGGCCAACATGTCGCCGACCGTGGGCATCCCGCTCAATTCTCCCCCCAGCACGGGGCCAATGTGCCGGGCCGGGAGTCGCCGCTCAACCCTCGTTTTGCGGCCGCAGGCGGTAGTGGAAATCGCAATGGCTGGCGCCGCCCATGATGGTCTGGCTGCGCTGGAACTCGATGCGCGCGTCATAGCCCTCGATGAAGGTGCCATCGCGGTTGCACGACAGCAGATGGCCGATCTCGCCCAGCCCCATCTCGCGATACATCTCGGCGTAGCGGCAGCGCACGACGTTGAAGTCGAGATGCTCGGCGTCCTGGCGCAACGGCTCGATGCGCAGCGCGTCTTCCTTCGTCCACAGCGGCTGGATGGCGGCGAAGCTGGCGAGCGAGGTGCCGCCCTTCGCCTGGGCCGCGAACTGCCGGCCGGCCTCGATTGCGGCCTTGCGAATCGCGCGCTCGATCACGCCCTTGGCCGCTGCTTCGCCGAACGCCGCCTTCATCTCCTCGTATATCGGCTTGATGATCTCGGCCTCGATGCGGCGGCGCTGCAGGATGCCCATCTGCAGGTCGGGGGCTGGGCTGGTCGACATGGCGGCGGCTCCGTCGCGGGGTGATGCGGCAGGCTCGCGCAGCGCGCGGGGCCGCGCAAGGGCCGGTCACCATGGTATGCTATTGCCCATGACAGCCATCGCCATGCCCAGCCAGGAGAGACTGGCCGCGCTGTGCAAGCGCTGGAAGATCCGCGAGCTGTCGCTCTTCGGCTCGGCCGCACGCGGCGAGGCGCGGGCCGACAGCGACATCGACCTGCTCGTCGAGTTCGAGCCCGATCCCGGCTGGAGCCTGTTCGACCTCGGACGCCTGCATCACGAGGCCGAGGAACTGTTCGGGCGGAAGGTCGACCTGGTGGAAGAGCGCCTGATCAGGGGCGAGCGCAGACGGCGCTCTATCCTGCGCGACAAGACGAGACTCGATGCCGCCTGAAGAGCGCGATCCGGCGTACTTCGAGGATATGCTCGGCTTCGGGCGGGATGCCCTTCGATTGGCGCAAGACCGAGAACGCGCCGATCTCGACAGAGACTTCACGTTCCGACTTGCTGCGGAGCGCATTCTCGAGCTCGTGGGAGAAGCGGCGCGACGCGTGTCGCCGGCAGTAAGAGGCGCGCACCCGGATATCCCGTGGATCGACACTGTCGGCATGCGCAACGTCCCCAAGCTCGAGCGCATCGTTGCGGCATTGCCGCCACCCGAGTGACGACCATGCGTGACGTCCTTCGAGCACTGCTCGTCCTTGCCTCGACGCTGGGCGTCACGGCCACCGCGGCCGCGCAAGTTCCACCCTCCGCCGCGGAGATCGCCGCCTATACCGGCTTGCACGCGGCGGCGGCGCGCGGCGACACGGCGGAGATCGCACGGCTGCTCGCCGCGAAGGCCGATCCCAATGCGCGCGACGGCGCCGGGCGCACGCCGCTGCTTGTCGCGGCCTTCGCCGGCCACCAGGCGGCGGTCTCGGCCCTGGTCGCGGGCGGGGCCGATCCGAAGGCCAGGGAGCGCCAGCGCTACGATATCGTCACTATCGCCGCCGTGCGCGACGACGCGGCGATGGTGCGGCTGGCGATCCGGCTGGGCGCCGACCCGCGCGCCATCACCAGCCCCTATGACGGCACGGCGCTGATCGCCGCCGCCCATCTCGGCCACGACGAAGTGGTGCGCGCCCTGATCGAG harbors:
- the clpB gene encoding ATP-dependent chaperone ClpB, yielding MDQEKYTDRVRGFLQSAQMLALRSGHQRFNPEHVLKVLLDDEEGLAANLIAGAGGDSRLALRETEQALAKLPKVEGSGAGQVYLAPETARTFEQAEQLAKKAGDSFVTVERLLQALAMPGAGNAADILKRAGVTPKALNESVNTLRKGRTADNASAESSYDALKKYARDLTQVAREGKLDPVIGRDEEIRRTIQVLSRRTKNNPVLIGEPGVGKTAIAEGLALRIVNDDVPEALKGKKLMALDLGAMVAGAKYRGEFEERLKAVLSEIAAAAGDIVVFIDELHTLVGAGKAEGAMDASNMLKPALARGELHCVGATTLDEYRKHIEKDAALARRFQPVFVSEPSVEDTISILRGIKEKYELHHGVRIADAAIVAAATLSNRYISDRFLPDKAIDLMDEAASRIRMQVDSKPEDIDELDRRILQLQIEREALRKESDTASKDRLGKLEKDLAELEQKSASLTAAWKAAKDKLAGTQKIKEELDRARAELEIAQRRGELAKAGELAYGRIPELEKQLKDAEHAEAAGGRALKEEVQPEDIAAVVSRWTGVPVDKMLEGERAKLLRMEEELHKRVIGQDEAIVAVSNAVRRARAGLQDPNRPIGSFLFLGPTGVGKTELTKALAAFLFDDDQAMVRIDMSEYMEKHAVSRLIGAPPGYVGYDEGGALTEAVRRRPYQVILFDEVEKAHPDVFNVLLQVLDDGRLTDGQGRTVDFRNTLIVLTSNLGSEHLAALKDDQSVDDARDAVMEQVRRAFRPEFLNRLDEVLLFTRLSRGHMGDIVEIQLARLRKLLEARKVELRLDDRARTWLANRGYDPVYGARPLKRVIQRSIQNPLAQLILDGTVPDGAAVDVSVKDGELSIAGHTVKADLADAADD
- a CDS encoding DUF4167 domain-containing protein, coding for MRPNNQRRQRGRNNGGGGKQKFPSRNQSYDSNGPDVRVRGTAHQIYEKYMALAREATTSGDRILAESYYQYAEHYFRVIAAQGGFVRPSFDRMWDEEGGGEEGAPQGEGAPMEGQGGEGAGEGGQRPEGGEQQQRRYDDRGGYNERQQGYGGERGPGGGYDNRRHEQRRHDDRRYDDRRHDDRRQDDRRSAAAQGDGPRDGGYGDNPGEGATPIPYPPRVRNLSDDPAFAEQPQVDGAPFNGNSVVGPDGAPATAPVPAEGGAEAGEGQGGRGDRQFRPRHPHFRRFRGAQRRERDGGEGGPAPEPAGEPSGGKE
- the prmC gene encoding peptide chain release factor N(5)-glutamine methyltransferase — protein: MPTVGDMLASVAARLAAAGIENGRLEARLLVGDATGLPVEAMIADPGAAIDDAGVIARVERLTKRRLTHEPMSQILGYREFWSLSFKVTPDVLTPRPDSETLVEAVLSVVPDRSARLSLLDLGVGSGCLLLSLLHALPNARGVGVDRSERALAVARENAQALGLAGRAAMRAGDWGAGLPDQYDIVVSNPPYVPSDDIEGLAPEVSEHEPWLALDGGRDGLDAYRTLAGELPFLVREGGWTALEVGQGQAPDVARLMRAAGFRIERVAADLGGIERVILARRP
- a CDS encoding L-2-amino-thiazoline-4-carboxylic acid hydrolase, encoding MSTSPAPDLQMGILQRRRIEAEIIKPIYEEMKAAFGEAAAKGVIERAIRKAAIEAGRQFAAQAKGGTSLASFAAIQPLWTKEDALRIEPLRQDAEHLDFNVVRCRYAEMYREMGLGEIGHLLSCNRDGTFIEGYDARIEFQRSQTIMGGASHCDFHYRLRPQNEG
- a CDS encoding nucleotidyltransferase family protein, with amino-acid sequence MTAIAMPSQERLAALCKRWKIRELSLFGSAARGEARADSDIDLLVEFEPDPGWSLFDLGRLHHEAEELFGRKVDLVEERLIRGERRRRSILRDKTRLDAA
- a CDS encoding DUF86 domain-containing protein, producing the protein MLGFGRDALRLAQDRERADLDRDFTFRLAAERILELVGEAARRVSPAVRGAHPDIPWIDTVGMRNVPKLERIVAALPPPE
- a CDS encoding ankyrin repeat domain-containing protein, whose amino-acid sequence is MRDVLRALLVLASTLGVTATAAAQVPPSAAEIAAYTGLHAAAARGDTAEIARLLAAKADPNARDGAGRTPLLVAAFAGHQAAVSALVAGGADPKARERQRYDIVTIAAVRDDAAMVRLAIRLGADPRAITSPYDGTALIAAAHLGHDEVVRALIEAGAPLDHVNNLGWTALIEAVVLGDGGPRHVACARALVEAGTRLDIADRGGRTALGLALERGYAEMVTVLRAAGAR